A window of the Campylobacter massiliensis genome harbors these coding sequences:
- the nosZ gene encoding Sec-dependent nitrous-oxide reductase, whose protein sequence is MNKLLSCGIVAAAGLAFTVSSACASGSDLQAIMKARGLTEKDILAAAKTYQPSGKKDDYIVFSSGGQSGQVMVYGVPSMRIYKYIGVFTPEPWQGYGYDEESKAILKSGAIRGKQITWGDTHHPALTEKNGEYVGDYLFINDKANPRIAVINLHDFETTQIVVNPIMKSEHGGSFITPNSEYVIEAAQYAAPLDNGYHSMDEYEAVFRGAVTFWKFDYPKGKIDEKASFSLELPPYWQDLSDAGKGESFGWAFTNSINSEMYTGGIEKGLPPFEAGASRNDTDYLHVYNWQILEKLAQDKKNYMEINGHRVVTIDAAVKAGALFLIPEPKSPHGVDVTPDGRYIVIGGKLDTHATVYDFKKIKNLIDKKEFAGTDPYGIPVLDMAKSLQGQVELGLGPLHNSFDEKDGIIYTSLYVDSQIVKWDYKNLKVLDRINVHYNIGHLDTMEGKSSKPKGKYAIALDKLSIDRFNPVGPLHPQNHQLIDIAGAKMELLYDMPIPLGEPHDVVSIAASKLKPATTYTMGTNSRTGKESPFVTLAGQERVERNGKNVTVYATMIRSHINPEHIEVNKGDNVTIHLTNLERAQDETHGFTVDLYNIHASLEPGKTATVNFVADEEGVFPYYCTEFCSALHLEMMGYLLVKDPNKKYESAKASKLKTLSPEALKAEYDKVIATNKATDEVIQSVVTYLKEKHYEKYPKVKELVTDALDQYGKIPEVKAKADEAYKKGDVNGAILWEYQVWQYMVKTADVGLRAKNNLAKEIATPMSPAAAKGEEAYLKGGCNGCHVIGQVSSGPDLTGVLLRHENGEKWVFDFIKDPAKFYNDEYVKSMIDFFNLRMPNQHMSDQEIKDIIEYLKWIDENAGM, encoded by the coding sequence ATGAACAAACTACTTAGTTGCGGTATCGTTGCGGCTGCGGGCCTCGCGTTTACCGTTAGCAGCGCGTGTGCATCGGGTAGCGACCTACAAGCTATCATGAAAGCGCGCGGGCTAACGGAAAAAGACATCCTAGCGGCCGCTAAAACGTATCAGCCAAGCGGTAAAAAAGACGACTACATCGTATTTTCCTCAGGAGGCCAAAGCGGACAGGTGATGGTTTACGGCGTGCCTTCGATGAGGATTTACAAGTATATCGGCGTCTTTACGCCCGAGCCTTGGCAGGGATATGGCTACGACGAGGAGTCTAAAGCCATCCTAAAAAGCGGCGCCATCAGAGGCAAACAAATCACGTGGGGCGACACTCACCACCCTGCTCTTACGGAGAAAAACGGCGAATACGTCGGCGATTATCTTTTTATCAACGACAAGGCCAACCCTCGCATTGCGGTGATAAATTTACACGATTTTGAGACGACTCAGATCGTGGTTAACCCTATCATGAAAAGCGAACACGGCGGTAGCTTTATCACTCCAAACAGCGAATACGTCATCGAAGCGGCGCAGTACGCGGCTCCGCTAGATAACGGCTATCACTCGATGGACGAATACGAAGCGGTTTTCCGCGGCGCGGTAACGTTTTGGAAATTCGACTATCCAAAAGGTAAGATAGACGAGAAAGCCTCCTTCTCGCTCGAGCTTCCTCCGTACTGGCAGGACCTAAGCGACGCCGGTAAGGGCGAGAGCTTCGGCTGGGCGTTTACAAACTCGATAAACTCCGAGATGTATACGGGCGGTATCGAAAAGGGCTTGCCTCCGTTTGAAGCGGGCGCGAGCAGAAACGACACTGACTATTTGCACGTTTATAACTGGCAAATTTTAGAAAAACTAGCTCAGGATAAGAAAAACTATATGGAGATAAACGGCCATAGAGTAGTTACGATAGACGCCGCGGTTAAAGCCGGCGCGCTATTTTTGATCCCTGAACCAAAGAGCCCGCACGGCGTAGACGTCACTCCTGACGGCCGCTATATCGTTATCGGCGGCAAGCTAGATACTCACGCGACGGTTTATGATTTTAAAAAGATCAAAAACCTAATCGACAAAAAAGAGTTCGCCGGCACCGATCCGTACGGCATCCCTGTGCTTGATATGGCAAAGAGCTTGCAAGGACAAGTCGAGCTTGGCCTTGGACCTCTGCACAACTCTTTTGACGAAAAAGACGGCATCATCTATACCTCTCTTTACGTCGATAGCCAGATCGTGAAATGGGACTATAAAAATTTAAAAGTTCTAGATAGGATCAACGTCCACTACAATATCGGACACCTTGATACTATGGAGGGAAAATCGTCAAAACCTAAGGGCAAATACGCTATCGCTCTTGATAAACTTTCGATCGATCGCTTTAACCCGGTAGGCCCTCTTCACCCGCAAAACCACCAGCTTATCGACATCGCTGGTGCTAAGATGGAGCTTTTATACGATATGCCGATACCTCTTGGCGAGCCTCACGACGTAGTTTCTATCGCGGCTAGCAAGCTAAAACCTGCTACTACATACACGATGGGAACAAACTCTCGCACGGGCAAAGAAAGTCCGTTCGTAACTCTTGCCGGACAAGAAAGAGTCGAGCGTAACGGCAAAAACGTAACCGTTTATGCTACGATGATCAGAAGTCACATCAACCCTGAGCACATCGAGGTAAATAAAGGCGACAACGTAACTATCCACTTAACAAACCTAGAGCGCGCGCAGGACGAGACGCACGGCTTTACCGTGGATCTTTACAACATCCATGCGTCTTTAGAGCCGGGTAAAACAGCGACCGTAAATTTCGTAGCGGACGAAGAGGGCGTGTTCCCTTACTACTGCACCGAATTTTGCTCTGCGCTGCACCTTGAGATGATGGGTTACTTGCTAGTTAAAGATCCGAACAAAAAATACGAATCCGCCAAAGCAAGCAAGCTAAAAACCCTAAGCCCAGAAGCTCTAAAAGCCGAATACGATAAAGTAATCGCTACAAACAAAGCTACCGACGAGGTTATCCAAAGCGTCGTTACGTATCTAAAAGAGAAGCATTACGAAAAATATCCTAAGGTAAAAGAGCTAGTTACCGACGCGCTGGATCAGTACGGCAAAATCCCTGAAGTAAAAGCAAAAGCCGACGAAGCCTACAAAAAAGGCGACGTAAACGGCGCGATCCTATGGGAGTACCAAGTATGGCAGTATATGGTTAAAACCGCAGACGTCGGCCTAAGAGCTAAAAACAATCTCGCTAAAGAGATCGCTACGCCTATGAGCCCGGCTGCCGCTAAAGGCGAGGAAGCCTATCTAAAAGGCGGTTGTAATGGCTGCCACGTCATCGGTCAGGTTAGCTCAGGCCCTGATCTAACCGGCGTTCTTTTGCGTCACGAAAACGGCGAGAAATGGGTGTTTGACTTTATCAAAGATCCTGCTAAATTTTACAACGACGAGTACGTCAAATCTATGATAGATTTCTTTAACCTCAGGATGCCTAATCAGCACATGAGCGACCAAGAGATCAAAGATATCATCGAATATCTAAAATGGATCGACGAAAACGCGGGAATGTAA
- a CDS encoding cytochrome C has protein sequence MKKYQIYTIIALVLMTVCFTIPVLGFFGAKAKIAAGEPLAGYSYKIYDLYTSFQYKNHLMSKDVASSLEKMIEQKAEIGTPSFPIWYVALEAPNYPKDAFPDGIPVYFHVDGYGGDVHEMNTINHYIGMYPMEHGGNVERAIAPYYLLISTLCMLAFLYYDGKFNSLLMVLPTIAPLLFMGAFAGWLYWYGHNMQEWGAFKIKPFMPTVLGDGKVAQFTTHSYPSIGFWVMMAMSALCILAVFSKKKELKDAK, from the coding sequence ATGAAGAAGTATCAAATTTACACTATTATCGCGTTAGTCTTGATGACCGTTTGTTTTACGATCCCGGTGCTGGGCTTTTTTGGAGCCAAGGCTAAGATCGCCGCGGGCGAGCCGCTTGCCGGATATTCGTATAAAATTTACGACCTTTACACCTCGTTTCAGTACAAAAACCACCTGATGTCAAAGGACGTCGCAAGCAGTCTGGAAAAGATGATCGAGCAAAAAGCCGAGATCGGCACGCCATCTTTTCCTATCTGGTACGTCGCGCTTGAAGCGCCAAACTACCCTAAAGACGCCTTTCCCGACGGCATTCCGGTTTATTTTCACGTTGACGGATACGGCGGCGACGTGCATGAGATGAACACCATAAACCACTACATAGGCATGTATCCGATGGAGCACGGCGGCAACGTCGAGCGCGCGATTGCGCCTTATTATCTGCTCATTTCCACGCTTTGCATGCTAGCCTTTTTATACTACGACGGCAAATTTAACTCCCTGCTCATGGTACTTCCGACCATCGCTCCGCTGCTTTTTATGGGCGCATTTGCGGGTTGGCTTTATTGGTACGGGCACAATATGCAAGAGTGGGGCGCGTTTAAGATAAAACCGTTTATGCCGACCGTGCTTGGCGACGGCAAGGTCGCGCAATTTACGACGCACTCGTATCCTAGCATAGGATTTTGGGTGATGATGGCTATGAGCGCGCTTTGTATCCTAGCCGTATTTTCAAAGAAAAAAGAGCTCAAAGACGCGAAATGA
- a CDS encoding nitrous oxide reductase family maturation protein NosD: MKFKLLLFCALNLTAFAGPLQDAINAAEPGDILRLNDGLYEGNIIIDKPLSIIGKGQDAIIRGDRKSSVIKVTAKNVKLINLNIEGSGTSQMNLDAGISCAKGNNILVEKSRFKDVLFGIELSECNQAVIRDNNITSKEGFDVPRRGDAVRAWYSHENLIERNYVYNSRDIVAWFSSNNIIRKNFGKNNRYAVHTMYSADNLIEDNEFSGGAVGMYFMFSTNSLVRRNVIINSNGAFGVGIALKDASGFNIRENTFLYNSRGIYSDRSPLNPGTVNTLKNNQILYNVIGLQMHATQEKSVFKGNDFIGNMETAINDTPGSKIELNEWSGNYFDEYEGLDVDRDGIGDTPYLHFVYADKLWQYYPTLRFFYGSTVISGLNFLAKLAPFSEPLKLLEDGSPKMRPNNAQKATL; the protein is encoded by the coding sequence ATGAAATTTAAGCTTTTGCTCTTTTGCGCGCTAAATTTGACGGCCTTCGCCGGCCCGCTGCAAGACGCTATAAACGCTGCGGAACCGGGCGACATCTTGCGCCTAAACGACGGCCTTTACGAGGGGAATATCATAATCGATAAACCGCTCTCAATCATAGGTAAAGGCCAAGATGCGATCATCAGAGGCGACCGCAAATCAAGCGTGATAAAAGTAACGGCAAAAAACGTTAAACTCATAAATTTAAACATCGAAGGCAGCGGCACGAGTCAGATGAACTTAGACGCGGGCATAAGCTGCGCAAAGGGCAATAATATTTTAGTCGAGAAAAGCCGCTTTAAAGACGTGCTTTTCGGTATCGAGCTATCAGAATGCAACCAAGCCGTCATCAGAGATAATAACATCACTTCAAAAGAGGGCTTTGACGTGCCTAGACGCGGAGACGCGGTGCGCGCGTGGTATTCGCACGAAAATTTGATCGAGCGAAACTACGTCTATAACAGCCGCGATATCGTGGCGTGGTTTTCTAGCAACAACATAATCCGCAAAAATTTCGGCAAAAACAACCGATACGCCGTACATACGATGTATTCGGCGGACAACCTCATCGAGGATAACGAATTTAGCGGCGGTGCCGTGGGGATGTATTTTATGTTTTCTACAAATTCTCTCGTGCGCCGAAACGTGATAATAAACTCAAACGGAGCGTTTGGGGTGGGTATCGCGCTAAAAGACGCCTCGGGATTTAACATTAGAGAAAATACCTTTTTGTATAACTCGCGCGGCATCTACTCCGACCGCTCGCCGTTAAATCCGGGCACCGTAAACACCCTCAAAAACAATCAAATTTTATACAACGTCATCGGGCTGCAAATGCACGCGACGCAGGAAAAAAGCGTGTTTAAGGGCAATGATTTTATCGGCAACATGGAAACGGCTATCAACGACACTCCGGGCTCAAAGATCGAGCTAAACGAGTGGAGCGGTAATTATTTCGACGAATACGAAGGCTTAGACGTCGATAGAGACGGTATCGGCGATACGCCATACTTGCACTTCGTTTACGCCGACAAGCTTTGGCAGTATTATCCGACTCTGCGCTTTTTCTACGGTTCGACCGTGATTAGCGGGCTAAATTTCCTAGCTAAGCTTGCGCCTTTTTCCGAGCCGCTCAAGCTTTTAGAGGACGGCTCTCCTAAAATGCGCCCAAACAACGCTCAAAAGGCAACGCTATGA
- a CDS encoding 4Fe-4S dicluster domain-containing protein has protein sequence MNRRNFIALTAGAAAAGYGIGYFLPKTRADELFLRPPGAVKNFESLCIKCGQCVQVCPYHSIELLDIAQGYSNGTSYIDAHERGCYLCDLFPCVLACPSGALDHATTQISDVKMGVGVLREHEACLAYKNENVNLSSVTKMLERKIYNDREQAVKDAVQNSVDKPCDLCVSLCPVGDAAITMAKSDGRNLPEFKQGCVGCGVCAEVCPAQIIDIAPNRSYDEIYKG, from the coding sequence ATGAATAGACGAAATTTTATCGCCCTAACGGCAGGCGCGGCGGCCGCAGGCTACGGCATCGGATATTTTTTACCCAAAACGCGCGCGGACGAGCTTTTTTTACGGCCTCCCGGAGCTGTTAAAAATTTCGAATCGCTCTGCATAAAATGCGGCCAGTGCGTGCAAGTCTGCCCATATCACAGCATCGAACTACTAGACATCGCGCAGGGCTACTCAAACGGCACGTCCTACATCGACGCGCACGAGCGAGGCTGCTATCTGTGCGACCTTTTTCCTTGCGTTTTAGCCTGTCCCAGCGGCGCGCTAGATCACGCCACGACGCAGATCAGCGACGTAAAGATGGGCGTGGGCGTGCTAAGGGAGCATGAAGCCTGTCTAGCATACAAAAACGAAAACGTAAATTTAAGCAGCGTTACGAAAATGCTTGAGCGTAAAATTTACAACGACCGCGAGCAAGCCGTAAAAGACGCCGTCCAAAATAGCGTGGATAAGCCCTGCGATCTGTGCGTTAGCCTCTGCCCGGTCGGAGACGCCGCCATAACGATGGCAAAAAGCGACGGGCGAAATTTGCCCGAATTTAAACAAGGCTGCGTCGGATGCGGAGTGTGCGCCGAGGTTTGCCCGGCACAGATCATCGATATAGCGCCAAACCGCAGCTATGACGAAATTTACAAAGGATAA
- a CDS encoding c-type cytochrome, with protein MRNKILGCLAALAAAMLITGCESKDDKKPTTQAAKTQATPVAAGMIETQKADANATAQKDYDQFMSYDINGKKRVKFGLDDEESETSRSVGALAMVRSPLQSINLKLIKGRLSKDFIVKCSACHDDYANGIIGPSLLNKTSDQIYDMIAAYKSKQKANPLMKDLVRGMDEAQIRAMANEISEFNEQFRKK; from the coding sequence ATGAGAAATAAAATTTTAGGCTGTCTCGCGGCTCTCGCCGCCGCCATGCTGATAACCGGCTGTGAGAGCAAGGATGATAAAAAACCGACGACGCAAGCGGCAAAAACGCAAGCGACGCCCGTTGCCGCAGGCATGATAGAGACGCAAAAAGCGGACGCTAACGCAACCGCGCAAAAAGACTACGATCAGTTTATGAGCTACGACATAAACGGCAAAAAGAGAGTCAAATTCGGCCTAGATGACGAAGAGAGCGAGACTAGCCGCTCAGTCGGCGCGCTAGCGATGGTGCGAAGCCCGCTACAAAGTATAAATTTAAAGCTCATCAAAGGGCGACTTAGCAAGGACTTTATCGTAAAATGCTCCGCCTGCCACGACGACTACGCCAACGGCATCATCGGCCCGTCGCTGCTAAATAAAACCTCGGATCAAATTTACGACATGATCGCCGCGTATAAGAGCAAGCAAAAGGCAAATCCTTTGATGAAAGATCTGGTGCGCGGCATGGACGAGGCGCAGATCAGGGCGATGGCTAACGAGATTAGCGAATTTAACGAGCAATTTAGAAAAAAATAG
- a CDS encoding c-type cytochrome has translation MGKKIAIIFGVLVLALMVFMLTSQPSAPIKDASRPELKPAQQTQPKAANEEINLQDSEEIKKIKQLQNSVANQPSEGVSKRYLTSCAPCHGANGKGVMAPSIAGKSKDEILASLKNYKEGKVPNSLMKGLLTNVSDEDLGALADEISKFKE, from the coding sequence ATGGGAAAGAAAATAGCGATAATCTTTGGAGTTTTGGTACTTGCGCTCATGGTTTTTATGCTGACTAGCCAGCCGTCGGCACCTATAAAGGACGCTAGCAGGCCCGAGCTAAAACCGGCGCAGCAAACGCAGCCAAAAGCCGCAAACGAAGAGATAAATTTGCAAGATAGCGAAGAGATAAAAAAGATCAAACAGCTACAAAACAGCGTCGCAAACCAGCCTAGCGAGGGCGTTAGCAAACGATACCTAACCTCCTGCGCGCCTTGCCACGGAGCAAACGGCAAGGGCGTGATGGCGCCTAGCATCGCGGGCAAAAGCAAGGACGAAATCCTAGCTTCGCTAAAAAACTACAAAGAGGGCAAGGTGCCAAATAGCCTGATGAAGGGGCTTCTTACAAACGTATCGGACGAGGATCTAGGCGCGTTAGCTGATGAAATTTCAAAATTTAAAGAGTAG
- a CDS encoding NapH/MauN family ferredoxin-type protein, whose product MDKYATRCTVAKVPFLSTLTVKNAEGKKRLSIRAWRLMTIALVHILFVLSYRADIQILEGDISGSRILGFHLTDAFMSFQVFAATHEFPTNLIIGTATILLFYALVGGRAFCGWICPYTFLGEIGEKIHENLAAKKIIKRRNFDPKWRYVFTALFIAMSFASAQLVFEIFSVTGIVSRFVIYGYFHAIWFAVFILLVEIFYSRRGWCRYVCPIGATYSLLTRTNAVKVSWNKERCDHCLVCIDTCLVPHVLEITKKNAKLDGDENKKEFRLVGGDCTLCGRCIDVCHHDALKFDNGFKKLI is encoded by the coding sequence ATGGACAAGTACGCCACGCGCTGCACGGTCGCCAAAGTCCCGTTTCTAAGCACGCTCACGGTAAAAAACGCCGAGGGCAAAAAGCGCCTTAGCATCCGCGCTTGGCGGCTCATGACGATCGCGCTGGTGCATATTTTGTTCGTGCTTTCTTACCGCGCGGATATTCAAATTTTAGAAGGCGACATCAGCGGATCAAGGATTTTAGGCTTTCACTTGACCGACGCTTTTATGAGCTTTCAGGTATTTGCCGCGACGCACGAGTTTCCGACAAATTTGATCATCGGCACGGCTACGATTTTGCTTTTTTACGCGCTTGTGGGCGGGCGAGCCTTTTGCGGCTGGATTTGCCCTTATACTTTTTTGGGCGAGATCGGCGAGAAAATACACGAAAATTTAGCTGCTAAAAAGATAATCAAACGCCGAAATTTCGATCCGAAATGGCGCTACGTCTTTACCGCGCTTTTTATCGCGATGAGTTTTGCCAGCGCGCAGCTCGTGTTTGAGATATTTAGCGTGACGGGTATAGTTTCTAGATTCGTCATTTACGGCTATTTTCATGCGATTTGGTTTGCGGTTTTTATACTTCTAGTCGAGATTTTCTACTCCCGCAGAGGCTGGTGCCGCTACGTCTGCCCCATCGGCGCGACGTACTCACTACTAACCCGCACCAACGCCGTTAAAGTTAGCTGGAACAAAGAGCGCTGCGACCACTGTTTAGTCTGCATAGATACCTGTCTCGTGCCGCACGTGCTAGAGATCACGAAGAAAAACGCTAAACTAGACGGCGACGAAAATAAAAAAGAATTTCGTCTCGTGGGCGGCGACTGCACGCTTTGCGGGCGCTGTATCGACGTATGTCACCACGACGCGCTGAAATTTGACAACGGCTTTAAAAAGCTCATCTAA
- a CDS encoding ABC transporter ATP-binding protein: protein MIILKDITKAFGSQKILQNVNLSIEKGQKTVVLGQNGAGKSSLMRIILGEFKPNSGEVRVNGFDPFTARKEALSVISFVPQTPPPLKFNLKELCEFVCKSSGVAQKNIEKFCEKMELDLKGNFHKPFYKLSGGMKQKMLIAIAFAKNTEAMMFDEPTANLDPKARRNFMDLLGEFAREKTLVFISHRLDEVQGISNRYVEMDLGQIIKDEPIYQGGAHA from the coding sequence TTGATAATCTTAAAAGACATCACAAAGGCTTTCGGCTCACAAAAGATACTGCAAAACGTAAATTTAAGCATAGAAAAGGGGCAAAAAACGGTCGTGCTAGGGCAAAACGGCGCCGGCAAAAGCTCGCTGATGCGTATAATCCTGGGCGAATTTAAGCCAAACAGCGGCGAGGTGCGAGTAAACGGCTTTGACCCTTTTACCGCGCGCAAAGAAGCTCTTAGCGTGATATCTTTCGTCCCACAAACGCCGCCGCCGCTTAAATTTAACCTAAAAGAGCTTTGCGAGTTCGTCTGCAAAAGCTCGGGCGTCGCTCAGAAAAACATAGAAAAATTTTGCGAGAAAATGGAGCTTGATCTAAAAGGAAATTTTCACAAGCCTTTTTACAAGCTCTCGGGCGGTATGAAGCAAAAAATGCTAATCGCAATCGCCTTTGCTAAAAACACCGAGGCCATGATGTTTGACGAGCCCACGGCAAATTTAGACCCGAAAGCCAGGCGAAATTTTATGGATCTGCTAGGCGAGTTTGCGCGCGAAAAGACGCTGGTTTTTATCTCGCACAGACTTGATGAGGTGCAGGGCATATCAAACCGCTACGTCGAGATGGACCTGGGGCAGATCATAAAAGACGAGCCGATCTATCAAGGAGGCGCGCATGCGTAA
- a CDS encoding ABC transporter permease, whose protein sequence is MRNLLLIAKLDVAESLRSRWFLIYMLVFMGLIVTFIFSGVTDSRVLGFSGLTRLLLLFIQICIIIVPIFILISTVRSISADRDTNLLEYMLSFPVSLGEYYFGKALGRIFVIFVPLLLSFAIAVIAGLVKKIEIPWNILTLYTALLFALSFVFLSFGFLISSMIKNQEMGQGVAFLLWLILLAFLDLALIGFLMKSNVREDIIFFIALINPIEVFRIAAISLFDPNLAVIGVASNFVLNNFSAFGFVIYSIFYPLILGAIMLVGGYFIFSSRDLV, encoded by the coding sequence ATGCGTAACTTGCTACTCATCGCCAAACTAGACGTCGCCGAGTCGCTGCGCTCGCGCTGGTTTCTCATCTATATGCTAGTTTTTATGGGGCTTATCGTTACTTTTATTTTTAGCGGCGTGACGGACTCGCGGGTGCTCGGCTTTAGCGGGCTTACGCGGCTTTTGCTGCTTTTTATCCAAATTTGTATCATCATCGTGCCCATTTTTATCCTCATCTCGACCGTGCGCAGCATCAGCGCCGACCGCGATACGAACCTGCTTGAGTATATGCTTAGCTTTCCCGTTAGCCTGGGCGAATACTATTTCGGTAAGGCTTTGGGGCGTATTTTCGTCATTTTCGTGCCGCTTTTGCTCTCTTTTGCAATTGCGGTGATTGCGGGGCTAGTTAAAAAAATAGAAATCCCGTGGAATATCCTAACCCTCTACACCGCCCTACTTTTCGCGCTTAGCTTCGTGTTTTTGTCGTTTGGATTTCTCATCTCATCAATGATCAAAAATCAAGAAATGGGTCAAGGCGTCGCATTTTTACTCTGGCTTATCTTGCTGGCGTTTTTAGATCTCGCGCTGATCGGCTTTTTGATGAAAAGCAACGTGCGCGAGGATATCATCTTTTTTATCGCGCTCATTAACCCCATCGAGGTCTTTAGGATTGCGGCGATTAGCCTGTTTGATCCGAATTTAGCCGTGATCGGAGTGGCGTCGAATTTCGTATTAAACAACTTTAGTGCGTTTGGATTTGTGATTTACTCGATTTTTTATCCGCTGATTTTAGGCGCGATTATGCTTGTCGGGGGGTATTTTATCTTTAGCAGCAGGGATTTGGTGTAA